A genomic segment from Thermotoga neapolitana DSM 4359 encodes:
- a CDS encoding RNA methyltransferase — translation MLEKVYVALIHYPIKGKDGSIISTAVTNLDVHDIARTARTYNLKGYYIVTNLKAQQDMVSKMLKFWREGFGSRYNPSRAESLKLVKLKPYLEDVLEDIEKIEGEKPLIFFTSAKKREGDMSFEEGRRIIMETDRPVLILLGTGWGLPDEILVISDYILEPIRAGSDFNHLSVRAAAAIIIDRLIGENYVRRD, via the coding sequence GTGTTAGAAAAGGTGTATGTGGCTCTCATCCATTACCCCATAAAGGGAAAGGACGGCAGCATCATATCGACCGCAGTGACGAACCTCGACGTTCACGACATAGCAAGGACCGCAAGAACGTACAATCTGAAGGGTTATTACATAGTGACCAACCTCAAGGCTCAGCAGGACATGGTCTCCAAGATGCTGAAGTTCTGGAGAGAGGGCTTTGGAAGCCGGTACAATCCATCCCGTGCAGAGTCTTTGAAACTGGTGAAACTGAAACCCTATCTGGAAGATGTTCTGGAAGATATAGAAAAGATCGAAGGGGAAAAACCTCTGATATTCTTCACTTCTGCAAAGAAACGAGAAGGTGACATGTCCTTTGAAGAGGGAAGAAGGATCATAATGGAGACAGATCGGCCTGTTCTCATACTCCTCGGTACGGGATGGGGACTTCCCGATGAGATCCTTGTGATTTCGGATTACATTCTTGAGCCCATAAGGGCGGGATCTGATTTCAATCATCTGTCCGTCAGGGCGGCGGCAGCTATAATAATCGATAGACTGATAGGAGAAAATTACGTGAGGAGGGATTGA
- the rplS gene encoding 50S ribosomal protein L19 — protein sequence MDHLVRIIEKKYEKKEIPDFRPGDTVRVHVKVIEGDRERTQVFEGIVIAKRGSGINRTFTVRRIGSHGVGVERIFPFHSPVVEKIEVVRKGKVRRAKLYYLRDVKGKIRIKERRD from the coding sequence ATGGACCATCTTGTAAGGATCATCGAAAAAAAATACGAAAAGAAAGAGATCCCGGACTTCAGACCGGGTGACACGGTGAGAGTGCACGTGAAGGTGATCGAAGGTGACAGAGAAAGAACACAGGTTTTCGAAGGAATCGTTATTGCCAAGAGGGGATCTGGAATAAACAGAACGTTCACCGTGAGAAGAATAGGAAGCCATGGTGTTGGAGTGGAAAGGATCTTCCCATTTCACTCACCCGTTGTAGAAAAGATAGAGGTTGTGAGGAAAGGTAAAGTGAGAAGGGCAAAACTCTACTACCTCAGGGATGTCAAGGGTAAGATCAGGATCAAGGAGCGCAGGGATTGA
- the lepB gene encoding signal peptidase I, translating to MNLKKESVEWIKALLYALVAATIVRLYIFETMLVPTGSMIPTIQIGDRLFVEKITYTVREPQIGEIVVFWSPFVDERASHMLRLFDKFMDLFSPAMFRGHVKYVKRLVGKGGDVLEIKDGKLYVNGKIPDALKDRYYEPEGIFKYEDFYEWLYTASKLRKDKEAYRNFIYDLAREHGRTAAVLVFSLIGEEGLKYGEPFLPGLLNYFDPSMVYYDEKTQTYYIPGMIYHEFYEEYYSKLDLKKYIEKTEDGTVRIRVPEGFYFLMGDNTKESLDCRYFGFVPKDHIIGWPILRIWPLDRFGPIQKY from the coding sequence ATGAACCTGAAAAAAGAATCCGTAGAATGGATCAAAGCGCTGCTTTATGCACTCGTTGCCGCAACGATCGTGAGACTGTACATATTCGAAACCATGCTGGTGCCGACGGGATCGATGATACCAACGATCCAGATTGGTGATCGTCTCTTCGTGGAGAAGATCACCTACACCGTTCGAGAACCACAGATAGGAGAAATCGTTGTGTTCTGGTCACCTTTCGTTGATGAACGTGCAAGTCACATGCTCCGCCTCTTTGACAAATTCATGGATCTTTTTTCTCCGGCGATGTTCAGAGGCCACGTCAAGTACGTGAAGCGCCTGGTCGGAAAAGGTGGAGATGTTCTGGAGATAAAGGACGGAAAACTCTACGTCAACGGAAAAATCCCTGATGCTTTGAAAGACAGATACTACGAGCCAGAAGGGATCTTCAAGTACGAAGACTTCTACGAGTGGCTCTACACCGCAAGTAAATTGAGAAAGGACAAGGAAGCATACAGGAATTTCATATACGATCTCGCAAGAGAACACGGAAGAACAGCGGCTGTGCTGGTGTTTTCCCTCATCGGGGAGGAGGGTTTGAAGTACGGTGAACCGTTCCTCCCCGGTTTGCTGAATTACTTCGATCCTTCGATGGTTTACTACGACGAGAAAACCCAGACCTACTACATTCCCGGAATGATCTACCATGAGTTCTACGAGGAGTACTATTCCAAGCTGGATCTCAAGAAATACATCGAGAAAACAGAAGACGGTACGGTGAGGATAAGAGTTCCGGAGGGTTTCTACTTTTTGATGGGTGACAACACGAAAGAGAGTCTGGACTGCAGATATTTCGGTTTTGTTCCAAAAGATCACATCATTGGTTGGCCCATCCTGAGAATTTGGCCGCTTGACAGGTTTGGGCCCATTCAAAAGTACTGA
- a CDS encoding PQQ-binding-like beta-propeller repeat protein: protein MWKIFVLFSAVLATLSFSIQLMVIHDNVVSLVTIENEEMKDISSFTLPFSPSKGIVVSNKAYFVSGKELIEYDLEREEIVRKAQMWVEDIRWSGKNLLLLSKKKILLLDPVTFSYTAVDLPEDPVDVETFEDELIVSYGKYVSLVKNREETWKIEAPSAVVDISVNAKRKVLAGITKDGTLFLVDLENVLAPKIVFFTGVENAKSVEWLENFLFVSSENRTIIMDTEKLNTPEVVKEYNVGVSSFVKTDGSIFFTSGNILYRMDSTLSMKRLGVAQRVFLVLSPEKRVITAGELLWKRNLGSEVRASPAVSDKLVLVADVEGVVHAMSLNGTRLWEYRTGFVVTAPPKVYLDRVYVTSWDNFLYAISENGNLVWKVELESDVSKPFEVNSYGVYLATDGGRVYLIDHGSETLWQFKDDEWVSTGVTVDENGTVYFGTLKNLYSLYPNGSLKWKTKTGYLLTTKPVVVGKYVFVGSNSGWLFCFDRLNGSVIWKKELPLTLNSTLSVYKDLLIINGSDGIYLVDFQGNVKDVVFAESPSPVAVSKEGFLFFVSNGTLFSYTIDGQKRWERKVGETIAEPAIGEERVIVATRDGTVYCFFDSAHP from the coding sequence ATGTGGAAGATTTTTGTCCTTTTCTCCGCTGTACTGGCAACACTTTCTTTCTCCATCCAGTTGATGGTGATCCATGATAACGTGGTATCTTTGGTGACGATCGAGAACGAGGAGATGAAAGATATCTCCAGTTTCACGCTCCCCTTTTCGCCATCAAAGGGTATCGTGGTCTCAAACAAAGCCTACTTTGTGAGTGGAAAAGAACTGATAGAGTACGATCTGGAAAGAGAAGAGATCGTCAGAAAGGCCCAGATGTGGGTGGAGGATATAAGATGGAGCGGAAAAAACCTCCTACTTCTCTCCAAAAAGAAGATCCTTCTGCTGGATCCCGTCACATTCAGCTACACCGCTGTAGACCTGCCCGAAGATCCGGTGGATGTGGAAACATTTGAAGACGAACTGATAGTGAGTTACGGAAAGTACGTCTCCCTTGTGAAAAACAGAGAGGAAACCTGGAAGATAGAAGCACCTTCTGCTGTTGTCGATATCTCCGTGAACGCAAAAAGAAAGGTACTCGCTGGAATCACGAAAGATGGAACTCTCTTTCTCGTCGATTTGGAAAACGTCCTTGCACCGAAGATAGTGTTCTTCACCGGAGTTGAAAACGCAAAAAGTGTGGAGTGGCTGGAAAACTTCCTTTTTGTTTCTTCTGAGAACAGAACGATCATCATGGATACAGAAAAGCTGAACACACCAGAGGTGGTTAAAGAGTACAACGTTGGAGTCTCTTCGTTTGTGAAAACAGATGGATCGATCTTTTTCACTTCGGGAAATATCCTCTACAGAATGGATTCAACACTTTCGATGAAAAGACTGGGTGTGGCTCAGCGGGTGTTTCTGGTCCTTTCACCCGAGAAGAGAGTGATCACAGCGGGTGAACTTCTCTGGAAGAGGAATCTGGGCTCTGAGGTGAGAGCATCTCCTGCCGTCAGCGACAAACTCGTTCTTGTGGCGGATGTCGAAGGGGTTGTACATGCGATGTCACTGAACGGAACAAGATTGTGGGAATACAGAACGGGCTTTGTGGTAACAGCACCCCCGAAGGTTTATCTGGATAGAGTCTACGTGACGAGCTGGGACAACTTCCTGTACGCGATTTCAGAGAATGGGAATCTGGTCTGGAAAGTAGAACTGGAATCGGACGTCTCAAAACCGTTCGAGGTGAATTCGTATGGAGTCTATCTTGCAACCGATGGAGGAAGGGTGTATCTGATCGATCACGGTTCTGAAACGCTCTGGCAGTTCAAAGATGACGAATGGGTGTCCACGGGGGTCACCGTTGATGAAAACGGCACCGTCTACTTTGGAACACTGAAAAATCTCTACTCTCTCTATCCAAACGGTTCCTTAAAATGGAAGACGAAGACTGGATACCTTCTGACGACAAAACCCGTTGTTGTTGGAAAATACGTATTTGTCGGAAGCAACTCCGGGTGGCTGTTCTGCTTTGACAGATTGAACGGAAGTGTGATCTGGAAGAAGGAACTTCCTCTGACCCTCAACTCCACACTCTCTGTCTACAAAGATCTTCTGATCATAAACGGCAGCGATGGGATATACCTTGTTGACTTTCAGGGCAACGTGAAGGATGTAGTCTTCGCAGAGTCTCCATCCCCCGTTGCTGTTTCAAAGGAAGGGTTTCTGTTCTTCGTCTCAAACGGAACTCTCTTTTCCTACACGATCGACGGTCAGAAGAGATGGGAAAGAAAAGTGGGAGAAACCATCGCTGAGCCAGCCATTGGAGAAGAACGTGTGATCGTCGCCACACGGGATGGAACCGTCTACTGCTTCTTCGATTCAGCTCACCCGTGA
- the truA gene encoding tRNA pseudouridine(38-40) synthase TruA: protein MRRVAAIVEYDGSNFFGYQGQPDVRTVQGVIEDALERIFKQRIYTQAAGRTDAGVHANGQLIAFNCPNDRMTTEDIKNAMNANLPDDVYVKKVFEVPKNFHPRFDVKKRIYHYFIHTSREKNVFLRKYAWWFPYELDLEAMRKAAKYLEGTHDFTSFKTGSDERDPVRTIYRIRILSLGKDMILIRVEGRSFLRRMVRNIVAALVKVGLRQWEPEKLKEVLEARDRSAAAGTAPAHGLYFYKVLF from the coding sequence TTGAGAAGGGTAGCGGCAATCGTCGAGTACGACGGGAGCAACTTCTTCGGCTATCAGGGACAGCCAGACGTGCGAACCGTTCAGGGAGTTATAGAGGACGCTCTGGAAAGGATTTTCAAGCAAAGGATTTACACTCAGGCGGCGGGGAGAACGGATGCAGGTGTCCATGCGAACGGGCAGCTGATAGCTTTCAACTGCCCGAACGACAGGATGACCACGGAGGACATCAAAAATGCTATGAACGCAAACCTGCCGGATGATGTGTACGTGAAGAAAGTGTTCGAGGTACCGAAAAATTTCCATCCAAGGTTCGACGTCAAAAAAAGGATCTATCACTATTTCATACACACTTCCAGAGAAAAAAACGTTTTCCTCAGAAAGTATGCATGGTGGTTTCCCTATGAACTGGATCTTGAGGCGATGAGAAAAGCCGCAAAGTATCTGGAAGGAACGCATGACTTCACATCCTTCAAAACGGGAAGCGACGAGAGAGATCCGGTGAGAACGATCTACAGGATCAGGATATTGAGCCTTGGAAAAGACATGATACTCATCAGGGTTGAGGGAAGATCCTTCCTCAGGAGAATGGTGAGAAACATCGTTGCGGCTTTGGTGAAGGTCGGATTGAGACAGTGGGAACCGGAAAAGTTGAAGGAGGTGCTTGAGGCACGAGACAGAAGCGCAGCGGCTGGTACCGCACCTGCACATGGATTGTACTTTTACAAAGTGCTCTTTTGA
- a CDS encoding PQQ-like beta-propeller repeat protein, producing the protein MFAFDYRIEENGVLYFLGDATPTEVELEIVQEWKDLPVVTLVYDGPDEYEGLVENLLSQDGVLTGVGTPLIVKLRVKEDLVAFQVVFEDKELDNFENPVTSNLFPEQFRETVRKIFPQLEVPSRFFLIEYRDGKFEKKIAQTRDFPGKKAPVVIIPVWKQKHVLEIGNYREVVDEGFYQIGGKTIYVGRDISLKSVPGLYEGVDMVFLDGEKEYIYKDGFLRMEEKVLKVQEPVDVVDGKVITGYRIGEQEVDDTVLFRWNDFVLTASGVLIGINGSWTWQVSRAPVEFSFRDGRMYILDVCGFLRSYDLKTRRLLWERRIEGAWGLDTSRDRVFVGAGSNVVVLNAEDGETIEILEADDFAVWKDELLIYRDGKINGESVGDGFFIRNFGTPLFVSEGKVLFFGSVKKIYRNVEKIRVFQWGTVIKEGNELWLIRRD; encoded by the coding sequence ATGTTTGCATTCGACTACAGGATAGAAGAAAACGGTGTTCTCTACTTTCTTGGGGATGCCACTCCCACCGAAGTCGAACTGGAGATCGTCCAGGAGTGGAAAGATCTTCCGGTGGTGACACTCGTGTACGACGGGCCAGATGAGTACGAGGGTCTTGTGGAAAACCTCCTGTCACAGGATGGTGTGCTCACAGGTGTGGGAACGCCTTTGATAGTGAAACTGAGAGTTAAAGAAGATCTTGTTGCCTTTCAGGTCGTGTTCGAAGACAAAGAACTGGACAACTTCGAAAATCCGGTAACTTCAAATTTGTTTCCCGAGCAATTCAGAGAGACCGTGAGAAAGATCTTTCCCCAACTGGAGGTTCCGTCGAGGTTTTTCCTCATCGAGTACAGAGACGGAAAGTTCGAAAAGAAGATCGCTCAAACCCGTGATTTTCCAGGAAAGAAAGCCCCTGTGGTGATAATTCCTGTGTGGAAACAAAAACACGTTCTGGAGATAGGAAACTACAGAGAAGTTGTGGACGAAGGATTCTACCAGATAGGTGGAAAGACTATATACGTGGGAAGGGACATATCGTTGAAGAGTGTACCGGGACTGTACGAAGGGGTCGATATGGTCTTTCTGGATGGAGAGAAGGAGTACATCTACAAAGACGGATTCCTCAGAATGGAAGAGAAAGTTTTGAAGGTTCAAGAACCCGTGGATGTCGTCGATGGGAAGGTGATCACAGGATACAGGATAGGAGAGCAAGAGGTGGATGACACGGTACTCTTCAGATGGAACGACTTCGTTCTGACGGCTTCCGGTGTTCTGATTGGTATCAACGGCAGCTGGACATGGCAGGTCTCCAGAGCACCGGTGGAGTTTTCTTTTCGGGACGGCAGAATGTACATACTGGATGTTTGCGGATTTCTGAGAAGTTACGACTTGAAGACAAGACGCCTCCTCTGGGAGAGAAGGATCGAAGGTGCGTGGGGTCTTGATACATCCAGAGACAGGGTGTTCGTTGGTGCAGGAAGCAACGTGGTGGTTTTGAACGCAGAAGATGGAGAGACGATCGAAATACTGGAGGCGGACGATTTTGCGGTGTGGAAGGATGAACTTCTGATCTACAGAGACGGCAAGATAAACGGAGAAAGCGTTGGAGATGGCTTTTTCATCAGAAACTTTGGAACTCCTCTTTTTGTTTCAGAAGGCAAAGTTCTGTTCTTTGGATCAGTGAAAAAGATTTACAGGAATGTTGAAAAAATCCGGGTGTTTCAGTGGGGAACAGTCATAAAGGAAGGTAATGAACTATGGCTGATAAGAAGAGACTAG
- a CDS encoding TlyA family RNA methyltransferase produces MADKKRLDLLVLERGLVESREKAKALILAGKILVNGEKVTKASKLVPVDSHLEVLEEPRYVSRGGYKLESAFERFKIDVSGKVACDIGASTGGFTDFLLKNGARKVFAVDVGYGQLHWKLRNDPRVVVMERVNARYLKWQDLGERVDIVTCDVSFISVKKILPAIYDILKDQGDAVILVKPQFEAPRKFVKKGIVKDPEVHVKVLMDVQKSLIENGFVVKGCCFSKIKGADGNIEFFFWVGKEGKSQNVDFQRVVEEAWKFFGEMKS; encoded by the coding sequence ATGGCTGATAAGAAGAGACTAGATCTGCTCGTTCTGGAAAGAGGCCTTGTGGAAAGTCGTGAAAAGGCAAAAGCTTTGATTCTGGCAGGAAAGATTCTGGTGAACGGCGAGAAAGTAACAAAAGCGAGCAAACTCGTTCCGGTGGACTCGCATTTGGAAGTTCTGGAAGAGCCCAGGTATGTGAGCAGGGGAGGATACAAACTCGAGTCTGCGTTCGAACGATTCAAAATAGACGTCTCGGGAAAGGTTGCATGTGACATAGGTGCTTCCACCGGCGGTTTCACTGATTTTCTCCTGAAAAACGGCGCCCGGAAGGTCTTTGCGGTTGACGTGGGATACGGCCAGCTCCACTGGAAGTTGAGGAACGACCCGAGAGTGGTGGTGATGGAGAGGGTGAACGCCAGATACCTGAAGTGGCAGGATCTGGGAGAAAGGGTCGATATCGTCACCTGTGATGTTTCGTTCATATCGGTGAAGAAGATCCTCCCTGCTATCTACGATATCCTGAAGGACCAGGGTGATGCGGTCATACTGGTGAAGCCTCAGTTTGAAGCGCCAAGAAAGTTCGTGAAGAAAGGAATCGTGAAGGATCCTGAGGTCCATGTGAAGGTGTTGATGGATGTACAGAAAAGCCTGATAGAAAACGGTTTTGTGGTAAAGGGTTGCTGTTTCTCCAAAATAAAGGGAGCGGATGGTAACATAGAGTTTTTCTTCTGGGTGGGAAAAGAGGGGAAAAGTCAAAACGTGGATTTCCAGAGAGTGGTGGAGGAGGCCTGGAAATTCTTCGGGGAGATGAAATCGTGA
- the secA gene encoding preprotein translocase subunit SecA, whose protein sequence is MLFFDKNKRILKRYSKIVEKINQLDQSMRKKSNEEIVSLSSELKERVNSLEDADRNLVEAFALVREAARRTLGMRPFDVQVMGGIALHEGKVAEMKTGEGKTLAATMPVYLNALIGKGVHVVTVNDYLARRDALWMGPVYLLLGLRVGVINSLGKSYEVVWKDPSLVEKAIKENWSVWPQEFDGEILKEEQMNKEALNAFQVELKEISRKEAYMCDVTYGTNNEFGFDYLRDNLVLDYNDKVQRGHFYAIVDEADSVLIDEARTPLIISGPSKESPSTYRRFAQIAKKFVKDKDFTIDEKARTVILTEEGVAKAEKIIGVDNLYEPGNVSLLYHLINALKALHLFKKDVDYVVMNGEVIIVDEFTGRLLPGRRYSGGLHQAIEAKEGVPIKEESITYATITFQNYFRMYEKLAGMTGTAKTEENEFVQVYGMEVVVIPTHRPMIRKDHDDLVFRTQKEKYEKIVEEIEKRYKKGQPVLVGTTSIEKSELLSSMLKKKGIPHQVLNAKHHEKEAEIVAKAGQKGMVTIATNMAGRGTDIKLGPGVAELGGLCVIGTERHESRRIDNQLRGRAGRQGDPGESIFFLSLEDDLLRIFGGEQIGKVMKILKIEEGQPIQHPMLSKLIENIQKKVEGINFSIRKSLMEMDEVLDKQRSTIYSLRDQILLEKDYDEYLKQIFEDVIGTRVEEFCSGKNWDLEGLKNSLSFLPRDLFEFDGRRFESSEELYEYLFNRMWEEYQKKRQEIGEEYSKVIRFLMLRIIDEHWRRYLEEVEHVREAVQLRAYGQKDPIVEFKKETYLMFDEMMRRINDTIANYVLRVVKVTEKDEKEAKEELGKIRLVHEEFNLVNRAMRRAMEKGKKKGGSHGLGKIRVKR, encoded by the coding sequence ATGTTGTTTTTTGACAAGAACAAGCGCATTTTGAAAAGGTACTCGAAGATCGTCGAAAAGATCAATCAGCTGGACCAGAGCATGAGAAAAAAGAGCAACGAAGAGATAGTTTCTCTGTCTTCTGAGTTAAAAGAGAGAGTAAACTCTCTCGAAGATGCAGACAGGAACCTTGTGGAGGCCTTTGCCCTTGTGAGGGAAGCGGCTCGAAGGACGCTTGGTATGAGACCTTTCGATGTTCAGGTGATGGGAGGAATTGCCCTTCACGAAGGAAAAGTGGCAGAAATGAAGACGGGAGAGGGGAAGACGCTCGCCGCCACCATGCCCGTGTACCTGAACGCCCTCATAGGAAAGGGTGTACACGTGGTCACCGTGAACGACTATCTTGCAAGAAGAGACGCCCTGTGGATGGGACCTGTGTACCTGCTTCTAGGGTTGAGAGTTGGGGTGATAAACTCCCTTGGGAAATCCTATGAAGTTGTCTGGAAGGACCCTTCACTGGTTGAGAAAGCGATAAAAGAAAACTGGAGCGTGTGGCCACAGGAGTTCGATGGGGAAATTCTAAAGGAAGAGCAGATGAACAAAGAGGCTCTGAACGCTTTTCAGGTGGAACTCAAAGAGATCTCAAGAAAAGAAGCCTACATGTGTGATGTGACTTACGGTACAAACAACGAGTTCGGGTTCGACTACCTGAGAGACAACCTCGTTCTGGACTACAACGACAAGGTCCAGAGAGGACACTTCTATGCCATAGTGGACGAGGCTGACAGCGTGTTGATAGACGAGGCAAGAACTCCCCTGATCATCTCCGGACCATCTAAAGAGAGTCCTTCCACCTACAGAAGATTCGCTCAAATTGCAAAGAAGTTCGTCAAAGACAAAGATTTCACGATCGATGAAAAGGCGAGAACGGTCATTTTGACCGAAGAGGGTGTGGCAAAGGCAGAAAAGATCATAGGTGTGGACAACCTCTATGAACCTGGGAACGTCTCCCTTCTGTACCACCTCATAAACGCCCTGAAAGCGCTACATCTCTTCAAAAAGGACGTCGATTACGTCGTCATGAACGGGGAAGTCATCATCGTCGATGAATTCACAGGAAGGCTCCTTCCCGGAAGACGCTACAGTGGGGGATTACACCAGGCCATAGAGGCAAAAGAAGGGGTTCCGATAAAGGAAGAATCCATAACGTACGCCACGATCACCTTCCAGAACTATTTCAGGATGTACGAAAAACTCGCGGGAATGACAGGAACCGCCAAGACGGAGGAAAACGAATTTGTTCAGGTTTACGGCATGGAGGTTGTGGTCATTCCAACGCACAGGCCCATGATAAGAAAGGACCACGATGATCTTGTTTTCAGAACACAGAAGGAAAAATACGAAAAGATCGTGGAGGAGATCGAAAAACGCTATAAAAAAGGTCAGCCAGTTCTTGTGGGTACTACTTCCATAGAAAAGAGCGAACTCCTCAGTTCCATGCTGAAAAAGAAGGGAATACCTCACCAGGTGCTGAATGCAAAGCACCACGAAAAGGAAGCAGAGATCGTTGCCAAAGCCGGACAGAAGGGCATGGTGACCATAGCGACCAACATGGCCGGAAGGGGAACGGATATAAAACTCGGTCCCGGTGTGGCGGAGCTCGGTGGCCTCTGTGTCATTGGAACAGAAAGGCACGAAAGCAGAAGGATAGACAACCAGCTCAGGGGTCGAGCCGGAAGGCAGGGAGATCCTGGAGAATCAATATTCTTCCTCTCGCTGGAAGACGACCTTCTGAGGATCTTCGGTGGAGAACAGATAGGAAAGGTGATGAAAATACTCAAGATAGAAGAAGGTCAGCCCATACAGCATCCCATGCTTTCAAAGCTCATAGAGAACATACAGAAGAAGGTGGAGGGAATAAACTTTTCCATAAGGAAATCCCTCATGGAGATGGACGAAGTCCTGGACAAACAGAGAAGCACCATATACTCTCTTCGAGATCAGATACTTCTGGAAAAAGACTACGATGAGTACCTGAAACAGATCTTCGAAGACGTTATCGGAACAAGGGTAGAGGAATTTTGCTCCGGCAAAAACTGGGATCTCGAAGGTCTGAAAAACTCTCTTTCGTTCCTTCCAAGAGATCTCTTCGAATTCGATGGAAGGCGTTTCGAATCGTCCGAAGAGCTCTACGAGTATCTTTTCAATAGAATGTGGGAGGAGTATCAGAAAAAGAGACAGGAAATAGGAGAAGAATACAGCAAAGTAATCAGGTTTTTAATGCTTCGAATCATCGACGAGCACTGGAGAAGATACCTTGAGGAAGTGGAACACGTCAGGGAAGCGGTTCAGTTGAGGGCGTATGGACAGAAAGATCCTATCGTCGAATTCAAAAAAGAAACGTACCTTATGTTCGATGAGATGATGAGAAGGATCAACGACACGATAGCCAATTATGTCCTGAGAGTGGTCAAGGTGACGGAAAAGGATGAAAAAGAAGCGAAAGAGGAACTTGGTAAAATAAGACTTGTACACGAGGAATTCAACCTTGTGAACAGGGCCATGAGAAGGGCCATGGAGAAAGGGAAGAAAAAAGGTGGTTCACATGGACTTGGTAAAATAAGAGTGAAGAGGTGA
- the prfB gene encoding peptide chain release factor 2 (programmed frameshift), which translates to MISFETRTKIEELEKKFKDVLSIVNEEEVNRELKELEKKLSDPSVWDDQKKAREYTQKLKRLKNISEDLKRVRSLFEDLEVAIELSEEDMDMVNQVEEIVQDLEKAVKKLELEIILNGKYDPNNAYLSVHPGAGGTESQDWAQMLLRMYMRWAERKGFDVEIVEYQPGEEAGIKDATILIKGEYAYGYLKHESGVHRLVRISPFDAARRRHTSFASVNVIPEIEDDVHIEIKPEDLKIETFRASGHGGQHVNKTESAVRITHIPTGIVVTCQNERSQHQNKQTALKILKARLYQLELEKKRKEIQEIQGELKDISWGNQIRSYVFHPYTLVKDHRTGVETSNVDAVMDGDIDIFIEAELVYFARHSS; encoded by the exons ATGATCAGTTTTGAGACGAGAACGAAGATAGAGGAACTCGAAAAGAAGTTCAAAGATGTGCTTTCTATAGTAAACGAGGAGGAAGTCAACAGAGAACTGAAGGAACTCGAAAAGAAACTCTCTGATCCTTCCGTCTGGGACGATCAGAAAAAGGCCCGTGAGTACACACAGAAACTGAAGAGACTTAAGAACATCTCTGAGGATCTAAAGAGAGTAAGATCTCTCTTTGAAGATCTCGAGGTCGCAATAGAACTCTCAGAAGAAGATATGGATATGGTGAATCAGGTGGAGGAGATCGTTCAAGATCTGGAAAAGGCTGTGAAGAAGCTTGAACTGGAGATCATCCTGAACGGAAAGTATGATCCCAACAACGCCTATCTTTCCGTTCACCCGGGTGCAGGAGGGACCGAGTCTCAGGATTGGGCTCAGATGTTGCTC AGGATGTACATGAGATGGGCAGAAAGGAAGGGCTTTGACGTTGAGATCGTAGAGTATCAGCCCGGTGAAGAAGCGGGTATAAAGGATGCAACGATTTTAATAAAAGGTGAGTACGCTTACGGATACCTGAAGCATGAGTCCGGTGTTCATCGACTGGTGAGAATATCGCCCTTCGATGCGGCAAGAAGAAGGCACACATCTTTTGCATCGGTGAACGTGATACCGGAGATAGAAGACGACGTCCATATCGAGATAAAACCAGAAGACCTGAAAATAGAAACCTTCAGAGCGTCTGGACACGGTGGCCAGCACGTGAACAAGACGGAGTCCGCTGTGAGAATCACACACATTCCAACGGGAATCGTTGTCACCTGTCAAAACGAAAGATCGCAGCATCAGAACAAACAAACAGCGTTGAAGATTTTGAAGGCAAGGCTGTATCAGCTGGAACTGGAAAAGAAGAGAAAGGAAATACAGGAGATCCAGGGAGAGCTGAAGGACATATCCTGGGGAAACCAGATCAGATCCTATGTCTTTCATCCGTACACGCTGGTAAAAGATCACAGAACGGGTGTGGAGACATCAAACGTCGATGCGGTGATGGACGGTGATATCGATATCTTCATAGAAGCAGAGCTCGTTTACTTTGCACGTCATTCATCCTAA